A single window of Anaerocolumna chitinilytica DNA harbors:
- a CDS encoding DUF6128 domain-containing protein, with protein MADYKRQVSYIYLYEEGKKKNNIGYARVEAKNGQCKYTIHITALGLNEKQLKVYAFRRRNAGIEGILLGTVLVKNNTGDFKIITDVSHIMNSPYGMNDMGGIVLLFSERKFFATEWDSKPITMAMVANIDRKEEKKPERAADREKEETKGMKAANLAEVLFEHAKAPKETETIPPVRETVRNDKSLKDLLTPNLNISLDKKPESDTIEEERVLDDFLRAKPAAEPDEMKKVGSEPQKAVPDTENVTDVQKRTDNNVKESENMIETENNITEALDNIEIQKNVTFVENNQETAGYTADAENNQETAGYTADAENNQETAGYTADAENNQETAGYTADAENNQETAGYAAEAENNQETAGYAAEAEDNQETAGYAAEAEDNQETAGYAAETENNQETAGFVTEAKNNIAAEDKVTEINKVERIEEVEPPEELESTLESEKEATPDLRATPVFEDHPLAKQIYHNFPKMYPFEDNEIAWCARIEPKDIGMLPMELWGLGNNSFLLHGYYSYRHLIFARVNDKTGQNYILGVPGIYHNREKFMAKMFGFENFKCAKKKPQRTGEFGYWYIPVLLNRQG; from the coding sequence ATGGCTGATTATAAAAGACAGGTTTCATACATTTATCTGTATGAAGAAGGAAAAAAGAAGAACAACATAGGCTATGCCAGAGTTGAGGCGAAAAACGGACAGTGTAAATATACCATACATATAACGGCTCTGGGATTAAATGAGAAACAGCTGAAGGTCTATGCATTTCGCAGAAGGAATGCAGGGATAGAGGGCATACTTCTTGGCACAGTCTTGGTAAAAAATAATACCGGTGACTTTAAGATAATTACAGATGTTTCTCATATTATGAACTCTCCCTATGGAATGAATGATATGGGGGGGATAGTACTTTTATTCTCTGAAAGAAAATTCTTTGCAACAGAATGGGACAGTAAGCCAATTACAATGGCAATGGTGGCAAATATAGACAGGAAAGAAGAAAAGAAACCCGAGAGAGCAGCAGACAGGGAAAAAGAGGAAACCAAGGGAATGAAAGCTGCCAATTTGGCTGAAGTACTCTTTGAACATGCAAAAGCTCCGAAGGAAACAGAGACTATTCCTCCTGTCAGGGAAACAGTAAGAAATGATAAATCCCTCAAAGATCTGCTAACACCTAACCTCAATATTTCTCTGGATAAAAAGCCGGAAAGTGATACCATTGAGGAAGAAAGAGTATTAGACGATTTTCTACGGGCAAAGCCTGCAGCTGAACCGGATGAGATGAAAAAGGTTGGCAGTGAACCTCAGAAGGCTGTTCCTGATACCGAAAACGTAACTGATGTTCAAAAACGGACAGATAATAACGTTAAAGAGTCAGAGAACATGATAGAGACTGAGAATAATATAACTGAGGCTTTAGATAATATTGAGATTCAAAAGAATGTAACATTCGTAGAGAATAATCAAGAAACAGCAGGTTATACAGCAGACGCAGAGAATAATCAAGAAACAGCAGGTTATACAGCAGACGCAGAGAATAATCAAGAAACAGCAGGTTATACAGCAGACGCAGAGAATAATCAAGAAACAGCAGGTTATACAGCAGACGCAGAGAATAATCAAGAGACAGCAGGTTATGCAGCAGAAGCAGAGAATAATCAAGAGACAGCAGGTTATGCAGCAGAAGCAGAGGATAATCAAGAGACAGCAGGTTATGCAGCAGAAGCAGAGGATAATCAAGAGACAGCAGGTTATGCAGCAGAAACAGAGAATAATCAAGAGACAGCAGGCTTTGTAACAGAGGCAAAGAATAATATAGCGGCAGAAGATAAGGTAACAGAGATTAACAAAGTAGAAAGAATTGAAGAAGTTGAGCCGCCGGAAGAGCTTGAGAGCACACTGGAATCAGAAAAAGAAGCAACGCCGGATTTAAGGGCAACGCCAGTCTTTGAAGACCATCCCCTGGCAAAACAGATTTATCATAATTTTCCGAAGATGTATCCTTTTGAAGACAATGAGATAGCCTGGTGTGCCAGAATTGAACCCAAGGATATCGGAATGCTTCCTATGGAATTATGGGGCCTTGGGAATAATAGTTTTCTTCTTCATGGGTATTACAGCTACCGGCATCTGATTTTTGCAAGAGTAAATGATAAGACCGGTCAGAATTATATTCTTGGAGTGCCCGGAATTTATCATAACAGGGAAAAATTCATGGCGAAAATGTTTGGTTTTGAGAATTTTAAATGTGCTAAGAAAAAACCCCAGAGAACCGGAGAATTCGGTTATTGGTATATACCTGTGCTACTTAACCGTCAGGGATAA
- a CDS encoding GatB/YqeY domain-containing protein has translation MTKIELVRGEMVKAMKAGDKGRKDALSALLTALKNVAIDKRSDLTEEEENAVVLKEMKQLKETLEAAPSDRTDIIDECNLRLSVLGEFAPVFLSEEEIKQEIQNVLTELGITAPTAKDKGKIMKELMPRVKGKSDGKLVNDLVAAVFAE, from the coding sequence ATGACAAAGATTGAACTTGTAAGAGGAGAAATGGTAAAGGCTATGAAGGCAGGAGATAAGGGAAGAAAAGATGCTCTCTCTGCACTTCTTACCGCCCTCAAGAATGTAGCTATTGACAAAAGATCAGACTTAACAGAAGAGGAAGAAAACGCAGTTGTTTTAAAAGAAATGAAACAGTTAAAAGAAACGCTGGAAGCAGCTCCATCCGATAGAACGGATATTATCGATGAGTGCAACTTAAGACTTTCTGTTTTAGGCGAATTTGCACCGGTATTCTTAAGCGAAGAAGAAATTAAGCAGGAGATTCAAAATGTCCTTACGGAGCTTGGAATCACAGCTCCTACAGCGAAGGATAAGGGAAAAATCATGAAGGAATTAATGCCAAGAGTGAAGGGAAAATCAGACGGTAAGCTGGTAAACGACCTGGTTGCTGCAGTATTTGCAGAATAA
- a CDS encoding ABC-F family ATP-binding cassette domain-containing protein encodes MNLLNVEKMSKSFTDKILFDKVSLGINEGDKIGVIGINGTGKSTLLKIIAGLEEPDEGGVVKGKSIRIEYLPQIPEFDESLNILENVVKGKKAKEEYRDLEGEAKAMLLKLSIPDASGSTSTLSGGQKKRVALVRTLLTPADILVLDEPTNHLDDTMAEWLEDYLRKYQGAFLMVTHDRYFLDKVTNKIVEIDKGSIYTYNANYTKFLELKAAREDMEAATERKNKSLYRMDLEWMMRGARARSTKQKAHIMRFEELKNRKVIEEDKAVEINAFSSRLGKKTIEINDVSKSYGDKVLFRDFTYIMLRGDRLGIVGPNGSGKSTLLKIITGILQPDEGTVITGETVKIGYFSQENEYMDQNMKVIDYIRSVAEYIETAEGTATASQMLERFLFTGSLQYSLISKLSGGERRRLYLLKVLMEAPNVLILDEPTNDLDITTLTILEDYLESYDGIVLAVSHDRYFLDKMAERIFAFEPGGVIRQYEGGFSDYKDKVLEEKEAEEKIQAARTPAVKGTEAGEAYKSREKQTKLKFSYKEQREYDTIEDDISSLEERIAALEGEIIKASADYTKLNTLMAEKEELEVALEEKMDRWMYLTELAKTIEEQKK; translated from the coding sequence ATGAATCTGCTGAATGTAGAAAAGATGAGCAAAAGCTTTACAGATAAAATACTATTTGACAAAGTCTCTCTTGGTATTAACGAAGGAGATAAAATCGGCGTTATTGGCATTAATGGTACCGGAAAATCAACCCTGCTCAAGATAATTGCCGGGTTGGAAGAGCCTGATGAAGGCGGAGTTGTCAAAGGAAAGAGCATACGGATAGAATATCTGCCTCAGATACCGGAATTTGACGAGAGTTTAAATATATTAGAAAATGTGGTCAAAGGTAAAAAAGCAAAGGAAGAATACCGGGATTTAGAAGGAGAAGCAAAAGCAATGCTTCTAAAGCTTTCCATTCCTGATGCATCAGGAAGTACGTCTACTTTATCAGGAGGGCAGAAAAAGAGAGTAGCTCTGGTAAGAACTCTGCTGACCCCAGCTGATATCCTGGTGTTGGACGAGCCTACCAACCACTTGGACGATACCATGGCAGAGTGGCTGGAAGATTATTTAAGAAAATACCAGGGAGCCTTTTTAATGGTAACCCATGACAGATACTTTCTGGACAAGGTAACCAATAAGATTGTAGAGATTGACAAAGGCTCTATCTATACCTACAATGCCAATTACACCAAGTTCTTAGAACTGAAAGCTGCCAGAGAAGATATGGAAGCTGCCACGGAACGGAAGAATAAGAGTCTGTACCGTATGGACCTGGAATGGATGATGAGAGGTGCCAGAGCTCGTTCCACAAAGCAAAAGGCTCATATCATGCGTTTTGAAGAGCTTAAGAACCGCAAAGTGATAGAAGAGGATAAGGCGGTTGAGATTAATGCGTTTTCTTCAAGACTTGGTAAAAAGACCATTGAAATTAATGACGTATCAAAGTCATATGGCGATAAGGTATTGTTCCGGGATTTCACATATATTATGTTAAGAGGAGACAGGCTAGGCATTGTTGGCCCAAATGGCAGCGGAAAATCCACATTGCTGAAAATCATAACCGGAATCCTTCAGCCGGATGAAGGCACCGTCATAACCGGAGAAACAGTAAAGATAGGCTACTTCTCTCAGGAAAACGAATATATGGATCAGAATATGAAGGTGATTGATTATATCAGAAGTGTGGCAGAATATATTGAGACAGCCGAGGGTACCGCCACAGCCTCCCAGATGCTTGAAAGATTCTTATTTACCGGAAGTTTACAGTATTCCCTTATCTCCAAGTTATCAGGGGGCGAGAGACGAAGGCTTTATCTCCTTAAGGTGCTTATGGAGGCACCGAATGTTCTGATCCTGGATGAGCCTACGAATGATCTTGACATTACCACCCTTACTATACTGGAAGATTATCTGGAGAGCTACGATGGTATTGTGCTGGCAGTGTCCCATGACAGGTATTTTCTCGACAAGATGGCAGAGAGAATCTTTGCTTTTGAACCGGGTGGTGTAATCAGGCAATATGAGGGTGGATTTTCTGATTATAAGGACAAAGTATTAGAAGAAAAGGAAGCGGAAGAGAAGATTCAGGCAGCCAGAACACCGGCTGTGAAAGGCACAGAAGCCGGAGAAGCTTATAAATCCAGGGAAAAGCAAACAAAATTAAAATTCTCCTACAAAGAGCAGCGGGAATATGATACCATTGAGGACGATATCTCTTCTTTGGAAGAACGTATTGCAGCTCTGGAAGGTGAGATTATAAAAGCATCTGCAGACTATACAAAATTGAATACACTGATGGCTGAGAAAGAGGAGCTTGAGGTGGCCTTAGAAGAAAAGATGGATCGGTGGATGTATCTAACAGAACTTGCAAAGACAATAGAGGAACAAAAAAAGTAG
- the nrdD gene encoding anaerobic ribonucleoside-triphosphate reductase, translated as MIRVVKKDNTKEEFNVQKVIWAVDKSAQRALIKFTEEEHDFICRFVEEKVLSMNREEIYIAEMHNIVEGALERTNPAVAKSYRDYRNYKQDFVHMLDEVYKKSQSIMYIGDKENSNTDSALVSTKRSLIFNQLNKELYQKFFLTTEELQAARDGYIYIHDMSARRDTMNCCLFDVKSVLEGGFEMGNLWYNEPKTLNVAFDVIGDIVLSAASQQYGGFTVPSVDLLLEPYAEKSYKLLYEKYLFLGIPSERAEEEALHDVKIDFEQGFQGWEYKFNTVASSRGDYPFITVTAGTGTGRFAKMASIALLDVRRKGQGKKECKKPVLFPKIVFLYDENLHGEGCELEEVFEAGIRCSSKTMYPDWLSLTGEGYVPSMYKKYGQIISPMGCRAFLSPWYKEGGMYPANEEDTPVFTGRFNIGAVSLHLPMILAKARQEGKDFYEVLDYYLGLIRKLHLRTYDYLGELRASTNPLAYCEGGFYGGHLGIHDKIKPLLDAATASFGITALNELQQLYNKKSLAEDGTFAIEVLAYINDKINQFKDEDHRLYAIYGTPAESLCGLQVQQFRKKYGLIENVSDREYVSNSFHCHVTEEITPIQKQDLENRFWNLSNGGKIQYVKYPIDYNTNAIKALIRRSMEMGLYEGVNISLAYCDDCGHQELEMDVCPKCGSSNLTKIDRMNGYLSYSRVKGDTRLNAAKMAEIKERKSM; from the coding sequence ATGATTAGAGTAGTTAAAAAGGATAATACAAAGGAAGAATTTAATGTACAAAAAGTCATCTGGGCAGTAGACAAATCTGCACAGCGCGCATTAATTAAATTTACAGAGGAAGAGCATGATTTTATCTGTAGATTTGTTGAAGAAAAAGTTCTATCCATGAACAGGGAAGAGATATACATAGCCGAAATGCATAACATCGTTGAAGGCGCTCTGGAGAGGACCAACCCGGCTGTAGCCAAGAGTTACCGCGATTACCGCAATTACAAGCAGGATTTTGTACATATGTTAGATGAAGTCTACAAAAAAAGCCAGTCCATTATGTATATCGGGGACAAGGAGAACAGTAATACCGACAGCGCACTGGTATCTACGAAAAGAAGTCTTATCTTCAATCAATTAAATAAAGAGCTCTACCAGAAATTCTTCCTTACCACTGAGGAATTACAGGCAGCAAGAGACGGTTATATCTATATTCATGATATGTCAGCAAGAAGAGATACTATGAACTGCTGTCTGTTCGATGTAAAAAGTGTTCTGGAGGGCGGCTTCGAGATGGGGAATCTCTGGTACAACGAGCCGAAGACCTTGAATGTAGCATTTGACGTCATCGGAGATATTGTACTTAGTGCAGCAAGCCAGCAGTATGGCGGCTTTACCGTTCCAAGTGTGGACCTGTTACTTGAGCCTTATGCAGAAAAATCCTACAAGCTCTTATATGAAAAATATCTTTTCCTTGGAATCCCCTCAGAAAGAGCCGAAGAAGAAGCTCTTCATGACGTAAAGATAGATTTCGAACAAGGTTTCCAGGGTTGGGAATACAAATTCAACACAGTTGCCTCCAGCCGCGGCGATTATCCCTTTATAACTGTTACCGCAGGAACCGGCACCGGGCGCTTTGCCAAAATGGCTTCCATCGCACTTTTAGATGTCCGCAGAAAAGGGCAGGGCAAAAAGGAATGCAAGAAGCCGGTGCTCTTTCCCAAGATTGTATTTCTTTATGATGAGAATCTTCATGGAGAAGGCTGTGAGTTAGAGGAGGTATTTGAAGCCGGTATCCGCTGTTCCAGTAAGACTATGTACCCTGACTGGTTAAGTCTAACAGGGGAGGGGTATGTTCCCAGTATGTATAAAAAATACGGACAGATTATTAGTCCCATGGGCTGCAGAGCTTTCCTTTCACCCTGGTATAAAGAAGGGGGCATGTATCCCGCAAATGAAGAAGATACTCCTGTCTTTACCGGTCGTTTTAATATCGGTGCCGTAAGTCTTCATCTTCCTATGATTTTAGCAAAGGCAAGACAGGAAGGAAAGGATTTTTATGAGGTGTTAGATTATTACCTGGGCTTAATCCGTAAGCTTCACCTTCGTACCTACGATTATCTGGGAGAGCTTCGTGCCTCCACCAATCCTCTCGCTTACTGCGAAGGTGGTTTTTATGGCGGACATTTAGGAATTCATGATAAGATAAAACCTTTACTGGATGCCGCTACCGCATCCTTTGGAATTACGGCTTTAAACGAACTGCAGCAGTTATACAATAAGAAATCCCTGGCAGAAGACGGAACCTTTGCCATTGAAGTATTAGCTTATATAAATGATAAGATTAATCAGTTTAAAGACGAAGACCACCGCTTATATGCAATATACGGCACTCCCGCTGAAAGTCTGTGCGGACTGCAGGTACAGCAGTTTCGAAAGAAATACGGCCTTATTGAAAATGTATCCGACAGAGAATATGTCAGCAATAGTTTTCACTGCCATGTAACAGAAGAAATTACACCTATTCAGAAACAGGATCTGGAGAACCGCTTCTGGAACCTTTCCAATGGCGGTAAGATTCAGTATGTGAAATACCCAATTGACTACAATACCAATGCGATAAAAGCTTTGATACGACGTTCTATGGAAATGGGCTTATATGAAGGTGTTAATATTTCTCTCGCTTACTGTGATGACTGCGGACATCAGGAGCTGGAAATGGATGTATGCCCGAAATGCGGCAGCTCCAACTTAACCAAGATTGACCGTATGAACGGCTATCTCTCCTACTCAAGAGTTAAGGGAGACACCCGTCTGAATGCTGCAAAGATGGCAGAAATCAAGGAAAGGAAAAGCATGTAA